A region of the Thalassoroseus pseudoceratinae genome:
CCAATACCGTGTTGGTTGAATCATCCGGGCAGTCCGCGACGGGCGTTGGCGGTTCGTTGAACGCACGGAGCACATTGCAGGCCCGTCACTTTGGTTATGCATTGGCATTGGCCAGTTGGATGACAGGCGAAACGCAGCCGTCTTGGAGCCGACATCTTCGACGTGACGCGGAAGCAACGTGTGTAGACGGCTTGAAATATCTGACGAAAACCGGAGATGCATGGTTTTCACCGGACTCCCCAACACCGTCACGATCACTGTCCGCATTGGAAGCCGATTTGAAATCCGGTACCGACGGTCGGCGGATGTTGGCACTTTGGGCCGTTCAAGATTGGCCGAATGAGAACGAAGACGAAAAACGTCGGCTCTCCGATTTGGTTGCGGAGAACCTTCGACATCATAATCCGATTGTTCGGACCGATGCGTTGGCGACACTCGATCGGTTAGGACCGGCCGCGGAACCACACTTCCAGGAAATCGTGCTCGCGTTGACCGATCCGAAACCAACAGTGAGACAGGCGGCGGCATTCGCGATTGGTGGGACAGCACGTGAGCCGGAAATGGTTCTGCCCGAGTTGGTTCAGGTCTTGAAAGATGCAAACTTGAGCGTCGTGAACGCTGCGACGTGGGCTGTCGGGAGATATGGTCAGACTGCAAAGGAAACCGCTCCGCATTTGGTTCGCGTGTTGAAACTCGGTTTGGTTCGCGTCCAAGAAGTGTTGATCAACCAAGCGGTCGATTCGTTGATGGCTGTGACAGATGACCCGGAAGCGGTCATCAACGAAGTCTTTGAGGATGGCGATTTGGAACTCGCCCGGCACGCCTTGGAAGCCGTCGCGGCCCGTCGGGTTCAGATGAGTCCCTCGTCGGATCAAACTTGACCGGCTGGTTGGGATGAGGGGCGAACGCTGGTATGATTTGGGCCAGATTCACCCCGTCTCCCATTCGAAGTGAAGCCGCTCATGTCTGACGATCGACAATCCCCACCCGCAGAAATTCGGTTCGCCGATGAGTTGGCATTTCTGGCAGCATTGGACAAGGCTGACGATCTTCCCAAACCGGCAGGTTGGCGATTGTCGCCACGGCGGGTGGTGGAATTCATTTGCGGAACTGATGGCGAAAAGCTGAAGTTGCCGAAGGGCACTCGTACCCCGAAGGGTGTGGAGAAGTCGTTGGCCATCACGGAGAAGTTCGTCGGTGAACGCAGCACGATCGAACGTTGCGTCGTCACACTGGCCGGGGAACGCGGACTGTTACTCGTCGGTGAACCGGGGACCGCAAAGTCGATGCTCTCGGAGTTGCTCGCTGCCGCAGTCAGCGGGAATGCCGATCTCACCATTCAGGGAACAGCCGGGGCCTCGGAAGATCATTTTCGCTACGCCTGGAATTACGCCCTCTTGCTGGCACAAGGTCCGAGTGAAGCCGCACTCGTCCCATCGCCTATCATGATCGGCATGCAAGAAGGGCGTTTGGTGCGGGTGGAAGAAGTCACTCGGTGTCTGCCGGAAGTTCAGGACGCCTTAATTTCCTTGCTCTCAGAACGGCGGTTGATGGTGCCGGAACTCTCCGGCGACGCAGGGAGTGTGTTCGCGAAACCGGGGTTCAACATCATCGCAACCGCGAACTTGCGTGACCGTGGTGTTTCGGAAATGTCAGCCGCATTGAAACGGCGGTTCAACTTTGAAGTCATCCCGCCGATTTCCTCGCACGAGCGAGAAGTCGCGCTGGTGAAATCGCAAGCGACCACCTACCTGGAAACCGGCGGTGTGGACCTTGCGGTCGACGATGGCGTCCTCGACATCTTGGTGACTGCGTTCCGCGATCTGCGAGAAGGTCGCACGTCGGAAGGGTGGTCTGTCGAGAAACCGAGTACCGTCATGAGTACCGCCGAAGCCGTCGCAGTTGCAACCTCGATGGGGCGTCAATCCGCATACTTTCCGTCAGAGCAAGACCCGCTATCGCTGCTGCCCGGTCTGCTACTGGGAGTCGTCTTGAAGGACGAGGCTCAAGATCGCGGTCGACTGTTGGCCTACTGGGATAGTGTCATCAAACGACGAAGCGAAGATGGTTCCCGACTCTGGAAACGCCTCTTCGAACTTCGCCGCGAACTTGAAGAACAATAATTCCTGTCTCAATTCTCGGTTCTATTAGGTCCCGTCCGACTTCAATTCGAAGTCCAAGCCACTCTCGCCATCTTGTCCGACGCTTGCCGATAGATTCGTGTCGGCATTGTATTGAGACGGAAGATATTGGTGCAGAATCTCGGTCGCTTCATCTGGATTAGAATCGTCCATCTGGCCACTCCCTTTGTGAGCGGTAATTTCCACGCGTTTTTCGCCGGATTCGACTTCGAACTGATAACTACCATTCTCAATCTTGCCAGCATACGACCGCCCCGAACCGGTTTGGGGACGAAAAATAATATCGCCGCTTTCCACCGGCTCGCCATCGAAGGTGACCTCCCCTGAAACAGACACCGTTTCGGGGCCTTCAGGGGCAGAGCCACAACCAAGAATGATCAATAAAGCGAGCGAGAGCGTGGTTCTGAATAACGTGTTGGGAAACATCCAATTAACTCGATTTTCTCAGCAAAGGAACCTACGGAATCCAAGCGCAATCAATCATTTCACAGTTAGGGCAATCACTCAGCGAATGCTGACTGAAAGATGCTTCGACTCGACACGAGTGATCTAGAGTCCGCTCACAACTTCCGACCCTTGACGTGTTCCGATCGCGTGCCAAGTGTCGATGTCGATACTTTCGGTGATGAACCGAGTCGAACCGTCGGCCATCACGGCTTGGACACCACCAGGGTGATAGCTGCGTGCGGAGATCAGCGGCTCATTGTAATTGGTGACGGAGGTGCAGGGTGAACGTGGGAATGTCGTACTCTTGCAGCCGTACAGAATGTCGGGGACGGACGTGTTCGGAGCTTCCAGCGTGGTGAAACCATAGCCGCCCCCGGTGCCACCACCCCAGTATCCACCGCCGGCTCCCCACGCACCCGATTTCGGTGCTCGACCTCGAATAATCACTTCACTGACGAGCAGCGTATTGGACGTTCCATCAATGATATCTCGGATACGAGCAGTCTTACTTGTATTGGTGGTCTCCCAGAATAATCCGCGGAAATTCCCACCGCTGCTGTTGCTGCGGACCATCCGGGCATCCCCTGTGCAGCCGACATAGTTGCCTTGGAAACCGTTTGCAGTCGAGGCCCCACCAAAAGCTGGTCCTGCGGGGTCGGACGGACACATGAACCCATCGACCGGAACGGATTTCACGTCATCTCCGACGTGCCAACAATGCGGCGGGTTCGCCGTCTCATAGGCCTCTGACAAATTCTCTTGCTCAACAAATGGGAGCAAGCGATGAAACCATGTGTCTCTGCTCAGGGAATCGACACCGCCGTGCTCACGGACGCCGTACGGGAACGATCCGAACGTTCCATGATAGTTGTGCATTGCAATGCCAATTTGCTTAAGATTGTTATTGCACTGAGTCCGTCGGGCGGCTTCACGAGCCTGTTGAACCGCGGGTAGCAATAAGGCAATCAGAATGGCGATAATCGCAATGACGACAAGCAATTCGATTAACGTAAATCCGCGTGGATTCTGTTGGTTCTGCATAGCTCTCGATCCAGTATAAAACCTAGAAACTCACTACGCCGAGAGCTAACGTGTGAACTCGCTTTCACGGTATCCTTTCATAATCGAAATAGCAACCATGAAAAAACACTAATGTTTGAGGCAAACTTCTTGTCGGGATCGAATTGAGAAAGCCACTCAATGGAACGAACGACTAATCGAGTTCAATGAGCACTATGTTTGTAAACGCAGAGTTTCAACCGCTGCTTGAGTCTTCGTCACCGTTCTTGATCGGTGTGCGACATCACTCGGCGGCACTGTCGCGGTCTATTCCGAACTTGCTCGATGCGTTTCAGCCGGAATGTGTGCTCATCGAATTGCCGATGGAGTTCGCGGAGTGGTTGCCGTGGTTGGGACATGAGGAGACGACCGCTCCGGTGGCGCTCGCCGGGTGTGCGGCGAACGCGTTCGGTTTGTGCTTCTATCCGTTCGCCGATTTTTCTCCAGAGTTGGCGGCGGTTCGCTGGGCATTGCGGAATGATGTCCCTGTGAAACCCTGCGATTTGCCGATTGCTCAGCATCGGAATGAAGTTCACGAACCAACCGTCTCCGAGGCGGAGGGGTTGCTGGAACGGCTCTTTCAGAAAACACAGACTCGCGACGTCGGAACGCTGTGGGAACGAATGGTCGAAACGCCAGCGATGGGGGCCACACCGGAGGCGATTCGCCGATCGGGATTGCTGTTCGGTTATGCGTTGCGGGTCAACGACGGCACGGCATCGGAATACGATCGACGCCGCGAAGCTCACATGCGGGAGTGCATCGCGAACGAAACGGGACGAGTTGTGGTCATCGTGGGAGCGTACCACGCACCGGCGTTGTTACCCGAGCCGATGCTGTGGTCGGAACCCGCTGCGTTGGAAACGGAACTGCAACAGAGCCCGAGTGAAATCACGACGGCACTCATTCCGTATTCCTTCGGGCAACTCGATGAACGATCGGGGTATCCCGCCGGCATTCGCGATCCGATTTGGCATCAAAACGCTTGGTCGGCCACATCGCCGAACGAACTCGATGCAAGCACGGCGGAACTGACCGTTCAGGTTTGCCGAGCGCTCCGAACGGCGAAGCATCCCATTAATGTTGCGGATGGCAAGGAAGTGCTGCGAATGGCTCGCGATCTGGCTCGCTTGCGAGGTTGGTGGGCACCGGGACGTGGCGAATTCATCGAGGCGGTACAAACGTGTCTCACGCGGGGGGAACTACTCGGGATCGGTCGGGCGGTCGCCGCTGCGATGGAAGAAGTGCTGGTTGGCAATCATTTCGGGAGTCTGCCAGTCGATCTACCGCGATCCGGTTTGGCTCCGTATGTTGAAGGTCTGCTCGAAGAACTGAAACTTCCCGGACCGAAGCGAATCGGCGAGCAAAAACGGATGCGATTGGACCCGTTGCGAAGTCCATTGGACCGGGCTCGTGTCGTGACATTCGAGCGACTGCTCGCCTGTGGCATTCCTTACGCCACGCAAGAAGCCGGAGAGGACCTCGCCCACCGTGAAAACTTAACCGAAGTCTGGCAAGTGGAATGGCAGTCCGCGACGGCCGCGATGATCGAACTTTCGGCCGCTCGCGGTGCGACTCTTCGCCAAGCTGCGTTTGGAGCCCTGCAAATCGCCGGGCTTGGCAAACCGCTTGAAGAATGGTCGTCTGCGGAATTGCCTCTGCTCGTTCAAGCCGCCCGGTGTGGACTGGGGGATACGATCGCGACGGGTCTGGATTGGCTGGTCGGACCGTTCTTGTTGACCGCCGGGCTCTCGGAATTGACGCACGCGATGGAATTGATCGAGCAAATTCGAGCAGGACATCACCCGGGCCTGCCATCGCATCATGAGCACGATTGGCCCCACGTCGTGCAAAAATTCGAACTCTCTGAGGAGATCCAAACCACTCCGTTACTTCAAGCCGCAATTTCACGGGTGGAAGGCATCAGCGGTTCCGAAGACATGACTGACGTGACCGGTTTACTGGATTTAATCCTCTGGTTTCAACGTCAATCAAGCGATCGGAACAGTGTGGCTGCAGGGCGTTTGGTTTGGACGCTGCAAAATCTCGCTGCCCAAGGTTCTGCATTGATGCAAGGTTCTGCATTGATGCAAGGAGCTGCATCCGGAGCTTTGTTACTATTGGATCAACAAACTTCGGAGCAATTCAGTCAACGAGTCGGTGGTTGGGTTGATGCAGCCGTCGATACCGAGAGTCGACGATCACTATTAGATCGAATTCGAGGGTGCGTGACGATCAGCTTGCCGAGATTGACGGCGGACGTGTCCTGCTTGGATGACGTGGAGCGACGGTTAGCTTCTGATTCGGATCAGGAATTTCTCACGAAATTATCGCCATTACGGGGTGGGTTTCATGTGGTGAGCCCAGCTTCACGCGACCGGTTGCTGAAAGTTCTGCTGGAACGCTTACCCGAAGCAGAAACGAATGCCGTCGACGTAACTACCGATCCAGCAATGACCGCATCGCGTTTCGCTGCCGATGAGGCCGGTCGTGCCGCCATCGCAGAGCTGATGCCCGGAAAGTCATGGGAGATCGATTGGGATCTCCCCACAACGACCGAAACACGGCGACCGACTCCAATGCCGGGACAGCAACTATCACTCGCGGATCGATGGCGGTTAATTCTCGGTTCTCAACCCGAACAACTTCCGCCGATGGGATGTGCGGCGGCGCGAGCGTTGGATGAGCTCTATGGTCATGGGCAGGGCGAAGGTGCGTCGCGACGGGGTGGGGGAAGCGGAGCTGGTCAGGAAGCTCCGTATCCAAACGTGCGTACTTGGTCGGATGATCTCGGAGAGTTGTTCGGTGACAGCGTCCGCGAAGACGTTTTAGCCGCCGCACTCGCAGACGGGCGGAGTGCCGTCCTGTCGATCCTTGATACAGAATCCGTAACGCCGTCCATCGAATTGCTCGAACAAGTCCTCTCACTCAAAGGAGCCGTTCCCGAAACGCAGTTAGAAACACTCCGGCGGTTGGCTCGACGGATTGTCGACGAGTTGACCAAGGAGTTGGCCACGCGTCTTCGGCCGGCGTTGTTTGGTTTATCCACATCGAAGCCGACCTATCGGCGGACACGCAGGCTCGATCTGGATCGCACACTTCGGGCGAACCTGCATCGAGCGCAACGTTCCCCCGATGGCCGCACAACAATCGTGCCCGAACGTCTCATCTTCCGCAGTCGATCGCAACGGAGTATGGATTGGCATGTCGTGTTCGTGGTGGATGTTTCCGGATCGATGGAACCATCCGTGATCTACAGCGCGATGATGGCGGCGATCTTCTCTGGACTACCGGCTCTGAGTGTGACCTTTCTCGCCTTCAGCACCAAGGTCATTGATTTGACCGAACGAGTCGACGATCCACTGGCAATGCTGATGGAAGTGCAAGTTGGCGGTGGCACGCACATTGCAAAGGGACTCCGAGCGGCTCGCGAACGATTAACCCAACCAACCCGTTCGTTGGTTTTGCTGGTTTCGGACTTTGAGGAAGGATGGCCGGTGAACGGGTTACTCGGTGAGGTGCGTGCGTTGGTCGATTCCGGTACCAAATGTCTGGGGCTCGCGGCTTTAAATGACGATGGCAAACCGCGTTACAACAAGGGGATCGCCGGTCAGGTCGTTGGTTGTGGTATGCCGGTGTCGGCGTTGAGTCCTCTCGAATTGGCTCGTTGGGTAGGAGAGCAAATCCGATGAGCGGTCGTCCTGTCGTTAGCCCACTGGTAATCGCGGAAATCGTTTCCGCCGCACCGGCGCGGTTACGTCGCAAGCTCGACAAGCAACCGCAGATTGCCAACGAATGGGACTGGAATTCCACAACCGACGGTTGGCAGATTTCGACCGGGAATGAGACGGTCGCTCTTGAAGGTCAAGTAGAGATCACGGATCACGTGCGGTGTTCGTGTTTGCTCAGTCCGAGATGTTTTCACGTCTTGGCAGTGTTGTCGGTCTTGGATATCGACGATGCTCCCGTCGATGAACCGACACCGGAATCGTCTCAATCTCATGATGAAGAGACACAGCCCGAGCAGATGGAAATTGCGGATGCCCAACGCGATGCCGCCAACCAACTTTGGAAAGCGGCGGCGTCGGTGTTGGCGGTTGGGTTGCGTGCGGCGGGGACTTTGTTGCAAGCGGAACTTCTTCGTGCGGTGCATGAATGTCGGTGCCAGGGTTTGCATCGTTTGGCGGCCGCGGGAATGCGGGTGATGCAAGACATCCGTTTGCTACGTAATTTGGACGCGGCGTTTTCCACAGACGCCGCTCATTCCGATCTGACAGAGTTGCTGCGATGCGGATGGAGAATCATTCACTCGGACGGCACTGCTGATTCGGAATGGATCGGAACGGCTCGACGGAAGTACGAACCGATCGCCAATCAACGGCTAACTGGTTTGTTCACTGAGCCCATCCTCACCCGCAGCGGATTTGCGGGCGTCTTGACCTATCTTATGGCCGAAGATGGCAGTCTCGGGACGATTAGCAACGTGCGGGCTGGGACGGAATCCCGCATCTTCGACGCCTGGCAGACCGGCGCCGAATTCGGCCAACTTTCGACGAGTCATGAGCAACTGAACCGGGCAACCGTACTGGTTCAGAAAGCCACGCGGTCAAAGGATGGTCGGCTTGGTGGTGGCAAGGATTGTCGAGCGGTTGTCGTTGATGGAAGCGGTTGGGATACCCCGAAGGTGGCGGAACGTTGGGCTGTTCCAATCCACGAACAGATCGAACGCTGCTTT
Encoded here:
- a CDS encoding HEAT repeat domain-containing protein, whose amino-acid sequence is MFGLFRPKCPVDAREQAWIELRMAWLGEQLGWDTLRDAKTVLPTGDFFPLPYDGSESAAQTIYSRVCEYARQDAKELPVTFFDDQADPSERLVFGPDFLTTTHGLLACDPGSSSHSARLYIGQSVMGNLEALIAFFARGIAGYRLVRDRRISQMSEDFHQIVELMPIWFGLGIFTANTVLVESSGQSATGVGGSLNARSTLQARHFGYALALASWMTGETQPSWSRHLRRDAEATCVDGLKYLTKTGDAWFSPDSPTPSRSLSALEADLKSGTDGRRMLALWAVQDWPNENEDEKRRLSDLVAENLRHHNPIVRTDALATLDRLGPAAEPHFQEIVLALTDPKPTVRQAAAFAIGGTAREPEMVLPELVQVLKDANLSVVNAATWAVGRYGQTAKETAPHLVRVLKLGLVRVQEVLINQAVDSLMAVTDDPEAVINEVFEDGDLELARHALEAVAARRVQMSPSSDQT
- a CDS encoding ATP-binding protein; the encoded protein is MSDDRQSPPAEIRFADELAFLAALDKADDLPKPAGWRLSPRRVVEFICGTDGEKLKLPKGTRTPKGVEKSLAITEKFVGERSTIERCVVTLAGERGLLLVGEPGTAKSMLSELLAAAVSGNADLTIQGTAGASEDHFRYAWNYALLLAQGPSEAALVPSPIMIGMQEGRLVRVEEVTRCLPEVQDALISLLSERRLMVPELSGDAGSVFAKPGFNIIATANLRDRGVSEMSAALKRRFNFEVIPPISSHEREVALVKSQATTYLETGGVDLAVDDGVLDILVTAFRDLREGRTSEGWSVEKPSTVMSTAEAVAVATSMGRQSAYFPSEQDPLSLLPGLLLGVVLKDEAQDRGRLLAYWDSVIKRRSEDGSRLWKRLFELRRELEEQ
- a CDS encoding DUF1559 domain-containing protein yields the protein MQNQQNPRGFTLIELLVVIAIIAILIALLLPAVQQAREAARRTQCNNNLKQIGIAMHNYHGTFGSFPYGVREHGGVDSLSRDTWFHRLLPFVEQENLSEAYETANPPHCWHVGDDVKSVPVDGFMCPSDPAGPAFGGASTANGFQGNYVGCTGDARMVRSNSSGGNFRGLFWETTNTSKTARIRDIIDGTSNTLLVSEVIIRGRAPKSGAWGAGGGYWGGGTGGGYGFTTLEAPNTSVPDILYGCKSTTFPRSPCTSVTNYNEPLISARSYHPGGVQAVMADGSTRFITESIDIDTWHAIGTRQGSEVVSGL
- a CDS encoding DUF5682 family protein, with product MSTMFVNAEFQPLLESSSPFLIGVRHHSAALSRSIPNLLDAFQPECVLIELPMEFAEWLPWLGHEETTAPVALAGCAANAFGLCFYPFADFSPELAAVRWALRNDVPVKPCDLPIAQHRNEVHEPTVSEAEGLLERLFQKTQTRDVGTLWERMVETPAMGATPEAIRRSGLLFGYALRVNDGTASEYDRRREAHMRECIANETGRVVVIVGAYHAPALLPEPMLWSEPAALETELQQSPSEITTALIPYSFGQLDERSGYPAGIRDPIWHQNAWSATSPNELDASTAELTVQVCRALRTAKHPINVADGKEVLRMARDLARLRGWWAPGRGEFIEAVQTCLTRGELLGIGRAVAAAMEEVLVGNHFGSLPVDLPRSGLAPYVEGLLEELKLPGPKRIGEQKRMRLDPLRSPLDRARVVTFERLLACGIPYATQEAGEDLAHRENLTEVWQVEWQSATAAMIELSAARGATLRQAAFGALQIAGLGKPLEEWSSAELPLLVQAARCGLGDTIATGLDWLVGPFLLTAGLSELTHAMELIEQIRAGHHPGLPSHHEHDWPHVVQKFELSEEIQTTPLLQAAISRVEGISGSEDMTDVTGLLDLILWFQRQSSDRNSVAAGRLVWTLQNLAAQGSALMQGSALMQGAASGALLLLDQQTSEQFSQRVGGWVDAAVDTESRRSLLDRIRGCVTISLPRLTADVSCLDDVERRLASDSDQEFLTKLSPLRGGFHVVSPASRDRLLKVLLERLPEAETNAVDVTTDPAMTASRFAADEAGRAAIAELMPGKSWEIDWDLPTTTETRRPTPMPGQQLSLADRWRLILGSQPEQLPPMGCAAARALDELYGHGQGEGASRRGGGSGAGQEAPYPNVRTWSDDLGELFGDSVREDVLAAALADGRSAVLSILDTESVTPSIELLEQVLSLKGAVPETQLETLRRLARRIVDELTKELATRLRPALFGLSTSKPTYRRTRRLDLDRTLRANLHRAQRSPDGRTTIVPERLIFRSRSQRSMDWHVVFVVDVSGSMEPSVIYSAMMAAIFSGLPALSVTFLAFSTKVIDLTERVDDPLAMLMEVQVGGGTHIAKGLRAARERLTQPTRSLVLLVSDFEEGWPVNGLLGEVRALVDSGTKCLGLAALNDDGKPRYNKGIAGQVVGCGMPVSALSPLELARWVGEQIR